A window of the Pseudomonas gozinkensis genome harbors these coding sequences:
- a CDS encoding NAD(P)/FAD-dependent oxidoreductase — MSAPVVIIGTGLAGYNLAREFRKLDGETPLLLITADDGRSYSKPMLSTGFGKNKDADGLSMAEPGAMAEQLKAEIRTHTRISGIDPGHKRLWIGEEAVNYRDLILAWGAETVRVPIEGDGADLVFPINDLEDYARFRAAAAGKRRVLLLGAGLIGCEFANDLILGGYQVQLVAPCEQVMPTLLHPAAAAAVQAGLESLGARFHLGPVLTRLQKVADGLEAHLSDGQVVPCDVVVSAIGLRPRIDLAAAAGIQTNRGVVVDRHLQTSHANIYALGDCAEVDGLNLLYVMPLMSCARALAQTLAGNPTVVNYGPMPITVKTPVCPLVVSPPPRGREGVWTVEGQGADVKVLCHDAEGQLLGYALTGAAVIEKLALNKQLPALLA, encoded by the coding sequence ATGAGCGCACCTGTCGTAATCATTGGCACCGGGCTTGCGGGTTACAACCTGGCCCGCGAGTTTCGCAAACTCGATGGCGAAACCCCGCTGCTGCTGATTACCGCCGATGACGGTCGTTCCTACTCCAAGCCGATGCTGTCTACCGGCTTTGGCAAGAACAAGGACGCCGACGGCCTGAGCATGGCCGAACCGGGTGCGATGGCCGAGCAGTTGAAGGCCGAGATCCGCACCCATACCCGCATCAGCGGCATCGATCCGGGCCACAAGCGACTGTGGATCGGCGAGGAAGCGGTGAACTATCGCGACCTGATCCTCGCTTGGGGCGCCGAAACCGTGCGCGTGCCGATCGAAGGCGATGGCGCGGATCTGGTGTTCCCGATCAATGATCTCGAAGACTACGCGCGTTTCCGCGCCGCAGCGGCCGGCAAGCGTCGAGTATTGCTGCTAGGTGCCGGCCTGATCGGCTGCGAGTTTGCCAACGATCTGATTCTCGGCGGCTACCAGGTGCAACTGGTTGCACCGTGCGAACAGGTAATGCCGACCCTGCTGCACCCCGCTGCGGCGGCTGCGGTGCAGGCCGGGCTGGAGAGCCTTGGTGCGCGTTTCCACCTCGGCCCGGTGCTGACCCGCCTGCAAAAAGTCGCGGATGGGCTGGAAGCACACCTGTCCGACGGCCAGGTTGTCCCATGCGATGTGGTGGTTTCGGCCATCGGCCTGCGCCCGCGGATCGATCTGGCGGCGGCTGCCGGCATCCAGACCAATCGCGGCGTGGTGGTCGACCGTCATCTGCAAACCTCTCACGCCAACATTTACGCCCTGGGTGACTGCGCCGAGGTCGACGGGCTGAATCTTCTGTACGTCATGCCCCTCATGAGTTGTGCGCGAGCGCTGGCACAGACCCTGGCCGGCAACCCGACCGTGGTGAACTACGGACCGATGCCGATCACCGTGAAAACCCCGGTCTGCCCGTTGGTGGTTTCCCCGCCGCCACGGGGCCGCGAGGGTGTCTGGACGGTCGAAGGGCAGGGCGCCGACGTCAAGGTGCTGTGCCACGACGCCGAAGGGCAATTGCTCGGTTACGCCCTGACCGGCGCGGCGGTGATCGAAAAACTCGCGCTGAACAAACAGCTTCCGGCCTTGCTGGCGTAA
- a CDS encoding rubredoxin, protein MKKWQCVVCGLIYNEADGWPDDGIAPGTLWQDVPEDWLCPDCGVGKMDFEMIEIN, encoded by the coding sequence ATGAAAAAGTGGCAATGTGTGGTCTGCGGCCTGATTTACAACGAAGCCGACGGCTGGCCGGATGACGGCATTGCGCCGGGCACCCTGTGGCAGGACGTGCCGGAAGACTGGCTGTGCCCGGACTGCGGCGTCGGCAAGATGGACTTCGAAATGATCGAAATCAACTGA
- a CDS encoding chorismate lyase — MQHTNAPLWRPQSELTPLPDTSTLDWLFDEGSLTRRLTHLSDDGFSVTPLFEGWQTLRDDECAALDLAEGSEGWVREVYLRGHGEAWVFARSVASRSALQGDGLHMDELGSRSLGELLFCDHAFQRRAIEVCHYPEHWLPEGSRATGLWGRRSRFDRGALSVLVAEIFLPTLWEAVRARPENC, encoded by the coding sequence GTGCAACACACAAACGCTCCGCTGTGGCGCCCGCAAAGCGAACTGACACCCCTCCCCGACACATCCACGCTCGACTGGCTGTTCGACGAAGGCTCCCTGACCCGCCGGCTGACGCACCTGTCCGATGACGGCTTCAGCGTGACGCCGCTGTTCGAAGGCTGGCAAACCCTGCGCGACGACGAATGCGCCGCGCTGGACCTGGCCGAAGGCAGCGAAGGCTGGGTACGCGAGGTGTATCTGCGCGGGCATGGCGAGGCCTGGGTGTTCGCCCGCAGCGTGGCGTCGCGCAGTGCCTTGCAGGGCGACGGCTTGCACATGGATGAACTGGGCAGCCGCTCGCTGGGCGAACTGCTGTTCTGCGATCACGCCTTCCAGCGGCGCGCCATCGAAGTCTGCCATTACCCGGAACACTGGCTGCCCGAGGGTTCCCGGGCCACCGGACTGTGGGGGCGCCGTTCGCGTTTCGACCGTGGTGCATTGAGCGTACTGGTGGCGGAGATTTTCCTGCCTACGCTGTGGGAGGCCGTCCGCGCCCGTCCGGAGAACTGCTGA
- the ubiA gene encoding 4-hydroxybenzoate octaprenyltransferase, which yields MYQSLLKSLNRLNPRAWDFIQLTRMDKPIGIYLLLWPTLWALWIAGKGSPSLANIVIFVLGVVLTRAGGCVINDWADRKVDGHVKRTAQRPIAAGKISSKEALVFFALLMGVSFLLVLCTNAATIWLSLGGLALAFTYPFMKRYTYYPQVVLGAAFSWGMPMAFTAETGELPATAWLLWIANLLWTVGYDTYYAMTDRDDDLKIGVKSTAILFGEADRVIILTLQVLSLGCLVLAGSKFELGMWFHLGLLVAAGCYAWEFWYTRDRDRMRCFKAFLHNHWAGLAIFVGIVLDYALR from the coding sequence ATGTACCAAAGCCTGCTCAAATCCCTGAATCGCTTGAACCCGCGCGCCTGGGACTTCATCCAGCTGACCCGGATGGACAAGCCGATCGGCATTTACCTGCTGCTGTGGCCGACGCTCTGGGCCCTCTGGATTGCCGGCAAAGGCTCGCCATCGCTGGCCAATATCGTGATTTTCGTCCTCGGCGTGGTGCTGACCCGTGCCGGCGGCTGCGTGATCAACGACTGGGCCGACCGCAAGGTCGACGGCCACGTCAAACGCACCGCGCAGCGACCTATTGCTGCCGGCAAGATCAGCTCGAAAGAAGCACTGGTGTTCTTCGCCCTGTTGATGGGCGTGAGTTTCCTGCTGGTGCTGTGCACCAACGCCGCGACGATCTGGCTGTCGCTGGGCGGTCTGGCGCTGGCGTTCACCTATCCGTTCATGAAGCGCTACACCTATTACCCGCAGGTGGTGCTGGGCGCGGCGTTCTCCTGGGGGATGCCGATGGCGTTCACCGCCGAAACCGGAGAGCTGCCGGCGACCGCCTGGCTGCTGTGGATCGCCAACCTGCTGTGGACGGTGGGCTACGACACTTATTACGCAATGACCGACCGCGACGATGACCTGAAGATCGGCGTGAAATCCACGGCAATCCTGTTCGGTGAAGCGGACCGGGTGATCATCCTGACCTTGCAGGTACTGTCGCTGGGCTGTCTGGTGCTGGCGGGGTCGAAATTCGAGCTGGGGATGTGGTTCCACCTCGGCCTGCTGGTGGCCGCCGGGTGCTACGCCTGGGAGTTCTGGTACACCCGCGACCGCGACCGGATGCGCTGCTTCAAGGCGTTTCTGCACAACCACTGGGCCGGACTGGCGATTTTTGTCGGGATCGTGCTGGATTACGCGTTGCGCTGA
- a CDS encoding COG4315 family predicted lipoprotein — protein sequence MTQMTASFKALLMAAALTLPGLAMAAEPAMMKDGMMVDHKGMTVYTFDKDAGGKSMCNGDCAKNWPPLMAPAGAKAEGKWTVIKRDDGMMQYAYDGKPLYTFMKDEKPGEMKGDGMKDVWHVVHEHK from the coding sequence ATGACTCAAATGACTGCTTCCTTTAAGGCTTTGCTGATGGCTGCCGCCCTGACTCTGCCCGGACTGGCGATGGCGGCCGAACCGGCCATGATGAAAGACGGCATGATGGTCGATCACAAAGGCATGACCGTTTATACGTTCGACAAGGACGCTGGCGGCAAGTCGATGTGCAACGGCGATTGCGCCAAGAACTGGCCGCCGCTGATGGCACCGGCAGGCGCCAAGGCCGAAGGCAAATGGACGGTGATCAAGCGCGATGACGGCATGATGCAGTACGCCTACGACGGCAAGCCGCTGTATACGTTCATGAAGGACGAGAAGCCTGGAGAAATGAAGGGCGATGGCATGAAGGACGTGTGGCACGTGGTGCACGAGCACAAATAA
- the phoB gene encoding phosphate regulon transcriptional regulator PhoB, translating into MVGRSILIVDDEAPIREMIAVALEMAGYDCLEAENSQQAHAIIVDRKPDLILLDWMLPGTSGIELARRLKRDELTGDIPIIMLTAKGEEDNKIQGLEVGADDYITKPFSPRELVARLKAVLRRAGPTDGEAPIEVGGLLLDPISHRVTIDGRPAEMGPTEYRLLQFFMTHQERAYTRGQLLDQVWGGNVYVEERTVDVHIRRLRKALGDAYENLVQTVRGTGYRFSTKA; encoded by the coding sequence ATGGTTGGCAGGAGCATTCTGATCGTCGACGACGAAGCGCCCATTCGCGAAATGATCGCCGTTGCGTTGGAAATGGCCGGCTATGACTGCCTCGAGGCAGAGAACTCGCAGCAGGCGCACGCCATCATCGTCGACCGCAAGCCGGACCTGATCCTGCTCGACTGGATGCTGCCCGGCACTTCCGGCATCGAGTTGGCCCGCCGCCTCAAGCGTGACGAACTGACCGGGGACATCCCGATCATCATGCTCACCGCCAAGGGTGAAGAGGACAACAAGATCCAGGGTCTGGAAGTCGGCGCCGACGACTACATCACCAAACCGTTTTCCCCACGCGAACTGGTGGCACGCCTCAAGGCCGTGCTGCGTCGCGCCGGCCCGACCGATGGCGAAGCGCCAATCGAAGTCGGCGGCCTGCTGCTCGACCCGATCAGCCACCGCGTGACCATCGACGGCCGTCCTGCCGAGATGGGCCCGACCGAATACCGTCTGCTGCAATTCTTCATGACCCACCAGGAACGCGCCTACACCCGTGGCCAGTTGCTGGACCAGGTCTGGGGCGGCAACGTCTATGTTGAAGAGCGCACCGTCGACGTGCACATCCGGCGCCTGCGCAAGGCGCTCGGCGACGCCTACGAAAATCTGGTACAAACCGTGCGCGGCACCGGCTACCGGTTCTCCACCAAGGCCTGA
- the phoR gene encoding phosphate regulon sensor histidine kinase PhoR — MLLLVTGCLVIGLITGYYGWSLAAGLGLYLAWTLKQLLRLHEWLRLHQPDEAPPDGYGLWGEVFDSIYHLQRRDQRVRGRLQAVIDRVQESTAALKDAVIMLDSDGNLEWWNRAAETLLGLKTPQDSGQPVTNLVRHPRFKEYFEQESYAEPLEIPSPTNDRVRIQLYLTRYGNNEHLMLVRDVTRIHQLEQMRKDFIANVSHELRTPLTVICGYLETLLDNVEEVNPRWSRALQQMQQQGGRMQTLLNDLLLLAKLEATDYPSDNQPVHIDTLLQSIKSDAQQLSGSKNQRITLEADTSILLKGSEAELRSAFSNLVFNAVKYTPAEGNIRIRWWGDDQGAHLSVQDSGIGIDSKHLPRLTERFYRVDSSRNSNTGGTGLGLAIVKHVLLRHRARMEISSVPGHGSTFTCHFAPAQVAQARVISAAE, encoded by the coding sequence ATGCTGTTGCTGGTCACCGGCTGCCTGGTGATCGGCCTGATCACCGGCTACTACGGCTGGAGTCTGGCGGCGGGCCTGGGCCTGTACCTGGCCTGGACGCTCAAGCAACTGCTGCGCCTGCACGAATGGCTGCGCCTGCACCAACCCGATGAAGCACCGCCCGATGGCTACGGCCTGTGGGGCGAGGTGTTCGACAGCATCTACCACCTGCAACGCCGCGACCAACGGGTACGCGGGCGCCTGCAAGCGGTGATCGACCGCGTTCAGGAGTCCACCGCCGCGCTGAAAGACGCGGTGATCATGCTCGACAGCGACGGCAACCTGGAGTGGTGGAACCGCGCCGCCGAAACCCTGCTTGGCCTGAAAACCCCGCAGGACAGCGGCCAACCGGTGACCAATCTGGTTCGCCATCCGCGCTTCAAGGAATACTTCGAGCAGGAAAGCTACGCCGAACCGCTGGAAATCCCGTCGCCGACCAACGACCGCGTGCGCATCCAGTTGTACCTCACGCGCTACGGCAACAACGAACACTTGATGCTGGTGCGCGACGTCACGCGCATCCATCAGCTGGAACAGATGCGCAAAGACTTCATCGCCAACGTCTCCCATGAGCTGCGCACCCCGCTGACGGTGATCTGTGGCTACCTGGAAACCCTGCTCGACAACGTCGAGGAAGTGAACCCGCGCTGGAGCCGTGCCCTGCAGCAGATGCAGCAACAGGGCGGGCGCATGCAGACCCTGCTCAACGATTTGCTGCTGCTGGCCAAACTGGAAGCCACCGATTATCCGTCGGACAACCAGCCGGTGCACATCGACACCCTGCTGCAGTCGATCAAGAGCGATGCGCAGCAGTTGTCCGGTTCGAAGAATCAGCGCATCACTCTGGAAGCCGACACCAGCATTCTGCTCAAGGGCAGCGAGGCGGAACTGCGCAGTGCGTTTTCCAACCTGGTGTTCAACGCCGTCAAGTACACCCCGGCCGAAGGCAATATCCGCATCCGCTGGTGGGGCGACGATCAAGGCGCGCACCTCAGCGTGCAGGATTCCGGGATCGGCATCGACAGCAAACACCTGCCGCGCCTGACCGAACGCTTCTACCGCGTCGACTCCAGCCGCAACTCCAATACCGGCGGCACGGGCCTGGGCCTGGCCATCGTCAAACACGTGCTGCTGCGCCACCGCGCCCGGATGGAGATCAGCAGCGTGCCCGGTCACGGCAGCACGTTTACCTGCCATTTCGCCCCGGCCCAGGTCGCTCAGGCACGGGTCATCAGCGCCGCTGAGTAA
- a CDS encoding hemolysin family protein produces MDPSPGLSLATIFADFGMILFALILVLLNGFFVAAEFAMVKLRSTRVEAIAEQHGWRGHILRTVHSQLDAYLSACQLGITLASLGLGWVGEPAFAHILEPLLSAVGVQSAEVVKGISFFTAFFIISYLHIVVGELAPKSWAIRKPELLSLWTAVPLYLFYWAMYPAIYLLNASANTILRIAGQGEPGPHHEHHYSREELKLILHSSRGQDPSDQGMRVLASAVEMGELEVVDWANSREDLITLEFNAPLKEILAMFRRHKFSRYPVYDSERKEFVGLLHIKDLLLELAALDHIPESFNLAELTRPLERVSRHMPLSQLLEQFRKGGSHFAVVEEADGNIIGYLTMEDVLEVLVGDIQDEHRKAERGILAYQPGKLLVRGDTPLFKVERLLGIDLDHIEAETLAGLIYETLKRVPEEEEVLEVEGLRIIIKKMKGPKIILAKVLMLD; encoded by the coding sequence ATGGACCCTTCCCCTGGCTTGTCCCTCGCAACAATATTCGCCGATTTCGGCATGATTCTTTTCGCTCTGATCCTGGTTTTGCTCAACGGCTTCTTCGTTGCGGCGGAATTCGCCATGGTCAAACTGCGCTCGACCCGGGTCGAAGCCATCGCGGAGCAGCACGGCTGGCGTGGGCACATCCTGCGCACGGTGCACAGTCAGCTCGATGCTTATCTCTCGGCGTGCCAGCTCGGTATCACCCTCGCCTCCCTGGGCCTCGGCTGGGTCGGCGAGCCGGCGTTCGCGCACATTCTCGAACCGCTGCTGAGCGCGGTCGGCGTGCAATCGGCCGAAGTCGTCAAAGGTATTTCGTTCTTCACCGCGTTCTTCATCATTTCCTACCTGCACATCGTGGTTGGCGAACTCGCACCCAAATCCTGGGCGATCCGCAAACCCGAATTGCTGTCGCTGTGGACGGCGGTGCCGCTGTACCTGTTCTACTGGGCCATGTACCCGGCGATCTATCTGCTCAACGCCAGCGCCAACACCATCCTGCGCATCGCGGGTCAAGGTGAACCCGGTCCGCATCACGAGCACCATTACAGCCGCGAAGAACTGAAACTGATCCTGCACTCCAGCCGTGGCCAGGACCCGAGCGACCAGGGCATGCGCGTGCTGGCCTCGGCAGTGGAAATGGGCGAGCTGGAAGTGGTCGACTGGGCCAACTCCCGGGAAGACCTGATCACCCTTGAATTCAACGCCCCGCTGAAAGAGATCCTGGCGATGTTCCGTCGCCACAAATTCAGCCGTTATCCGGTGTACGACAGCGAGCGCAAGGAATTCGTCGGCCTGCTGCACATCAAGGACTTGCTGCTTGAACTGGCGGCGCTGGATCACATCCCCGAGTCGTTCAACCTTGCCGAACTGACCCGCCCGCTGGAGCGCGTGTCGCGGCACATGCCGCTGTCGCAGTTGCTGGAGCAGTTCCGCAAGGGCGGCTCGCACTTCGCTGTGGTTGAAGAAGCCGACGGCAACATCATCGGCTACCTGACCATGGAAGACGTGCTGGAAGTGCTGGTCGGCGACATCCAGGACGAACACCGCAAGGCCGAACGCGGCATCCTTGCCTATCAGCCGGGCAAGTTGCTGGTGCGGGGCGATACGCCGCTGTTCAAGGTCGAGCGCCTGCTGGGGATCGACCTGGATCACATCGAAGCCGAAACCCTCGCCGGGCTGATCTACGAAACCCTGAAACGGGTGCCGGAAGAGGAAGAAGTGCTGGAAGTCGAAGGCCTGCGGATCATCATCAAGAAGATGAAAGGTCCGAAGATCATTCTGGCCAAGGTGCTGATGCTGGATTGA
- a CDS encoding peptidoglycan DD-metalloendopeptidase family protein, translating into MPLRLLFFCGLFMASTSTVAMTIYKSTDANGVVSYSDRPSKGSQVFVFQDRMVERLERQVYLDIKKQKGADVVFVRNDLYAPVEVALAFTGMSNVRGAPAQTIRRVLPARSNTRLALLTAVSGGKPLVYTPMFQYSLGDPAGAAQGYRYPFPWRGGPFRLSQGANGDYSHFGPKNKYAMDIAMPVGTPIIAARAGVVVKTENSQNGRGTDPSGNFVRILHDDGTMGVYLHLKQGSVSVREGQRVTVGSPLALSGNTGNSSGPHLHFVVQRNTGMGLVSIPYQFNQPLGALPNFALGKQ; encoded by the coding sequence ATGCCCCTGCGCCTGCTGTTTTTCTGTGGTCTGTTCATGGCCTCCACCTCGACTGTGGCCATGACGATCTACAAATCCACCGATGCCAACGGAGTGGTTTCGTACAGCGACCGTCCGAGCAAAGGCTCCCAGGTGTTCGTGTTTCAGGACCGGATGGTCGAGCGCCTGGAGCGCCAGGTGTATCTGGACATCAAGAAGCAGAAGGGCGCGGACGTGGTGTTCGTGCGCAATGACCTGTACGCGCCGGTCGAGGTCGCGCTGGCGTTTACCGGGATGAGCAATGTGCGTGGTGCGCCAGCGCAAACGATCCGTCGGGTGCTGCCGGCGCGCAGCAATACGCGGCTGGCGCTGCTGACGGCGGTGTCCGGTGGCAAGCCGCTGGTGTACACGCCGATGTTCCAGTATTCCCTCGGTGACCCCGCTGGCGCGGCTCAGGGCTATCGCTATCCGTTTCCGTGGCGGGGCGGGCCGTTCCGCCTCAGCCAGGGCGCCAATGGCGACTACAGCCACTTCGGGCCGAAGAACAAGTACGCGATGGACATCGCCATGCCGGTCGGCACACCGATCATCGCGGCGCGCGCTGGCGTGGTGGTGAAGACCGAGAATTCCCAGAACGGGCGCGGCACCGATCCGTCCGGCAATTTCGTGCGGATACTGCACGACGACGGCACGATGGGCGTGTACCTGCATCTCAAGCAAGGGTCGGTGAGTGTCCGGGAGGGGCAGCGCGTGACGGTGGGCAGCCCGCTGGCGCTGTCCGGCAACACCGGCAACAGCAGCGGCCCGCACTTGCACTTTGTGGTGCAGCGCAATACCGGGATGGGGCTGGTGTCGATTCCGTATCAGTTCAACCAGCCGCTGGGGGCGTTGCCCAACTTTGCGTTGGGCAAGCAGTGA
- a CDS encoding response regulator, with product MSKISVLVVDDASFIRDLVKKCLRNYFPGIRTEDAVNGKKAQAMLAKEAFDLVLCDWEMPEMSGLELLTWCREQDNLKTMPFVMVTSRGDKENVVQAIQAGVSGYVSKPFTNEQLLTKVKQALNKVGKLDTLMNSAPTKMNSAFGNDSLSALTGGKAAVVGSAPAAAANPFAKPAAAAPAPAAAPQRGLLNSPPVKAPAASSAPAGGRGQGQLRLPSGTQQCVIKALSIKEALLVVKRTDTLPQILDSAVLDLEQGDNAEIARLNGYLHAVVAHEPKPDSDWLQLTFRFVDQDAQKLDYISRLIARGTAQKHFVPGA from the coding sequence ATGAGCAAGATCAGTGTGTTGGTCGTGGACGATGCATCGTTCATTCGTGACCTGGTGAAAAAGTGCCTGCGTAATTACTTCCCGGGGATCCGCACCGAGGACGCCGTCAACGGTAAAAAAGCCCAGGCCATGCTGGCCAAGGAAGCTTTCGACCTGGTGCTGTGCGACTGGGAAATGCCGGAAATGTCCGGCCTCGAACTGCTGACCTGGTGCCGTGAGCAGGACAATCTCAAGACCATGCCGTTCGTCATGGTTACCAGCCGTGGCGACAAGGAAAACGTGGTTCAGGCGATTCAGGCCGGCGTTTCCGGCTACGTCAGCAAGCCGTTCACCAACGAGCAACTGCTGACCAAGGTCAAGCAGGCCCTGAACAAGGTCGGCAAGCTCGACACCCTGATGAACAGCGCGCCGACCAAGATGAACTCGGCGTTCGGCAACGACTCCCTGAGCGCGTTGACCGGTGGCAAAGCTGCCGTCGTCGGTTCCGCACCGGCTGCTGCGGCCAACCCGTTTGCCAAGCCTGCCGCTGCGGCCCCGGCACCTGCCGCCGCGCCACAGCGTGGCCTGCTCAACAGCCCGCCCGTGAAAGCCCCGGCAGCTTCCAGCGCTCCGGCCGGTGGTCGCGGTCAGGGCCAACTGCGCCTGCCAAGCGGCACCCAGCAATGCGTGATCAAGGCCCTGAGCATCAAGGAAGCGCTGTTGGTGGTGAAACGCACCGACACCCTGCCGCAGATCCTCGACAGCGCCGTGCTGGACCTCGAGCAGGGCGACAACGCCGAAATCGCCCGCCTCAACGGCTACCTGCACGCCGTCGTCGCCCACGAGCCGAAACCCGACAGCGACTGGCTGCAACTGACCTTCCGCTTCGTCGACCAGGACGCGCAGAAACTCGACTACATCTCCCGCCTGATCGCTCGCGGCACGGCGCAGAAGCACTTCGTTCCGGGCGCGTGA
- the phoU gene encoding phosphate signaling complex protein PhoU — protein MISKEGLTHHISAQFNAELEEVRSHLLAMGGLVEKQVNDAVTALIEADSGLAQQVREIDDQINQMERNIDEECLRILARRQPAASDLRLIISISKSVIDLERIGDEATKIARRAIQLCEEGEAPRGYVEVRHIGDQVRNMVRDALDAFARFDADLALSVAQYDKIIDREYKTALRELATYMMEDPRSISRVLSIIWVLRSLERIGDHARNISELVIYLVRGTDVRHMGLKRMKEEVEGTSGETANVPGDADDK, from the coding sequence ATGATTAGTAAAGAAGGCCTTACCCATCACATTTCCGCGCAGTTCAACGCCGAACTGGAAGAAGTGCGCAGCCACCTGCTGGCCATGGGCGGGCTGGTCGAGAAGCAGGTCAACGACGCGGTCACCGCGCTGATCGAGGCCGACTCGGGCCTGGCCCAGCAGGTGCGCGAGATCGACGACCAGATCAACCAGATGGAACGCAACATCGACGAAGAATGCCTGCGCATTCTGGCCCGTCGTCAGCCGGCGGCTTCCGATCTGCGTCTGATCATCAGCATCTCCAAGTCGGTGATCGACCTGGAGCGCATCGGCGACGAAGCGACCAAGATCGCCCGTCGTGCAATCCAGCTGTGCGAAGAAGGCGAAGCGCCGCGTGGTTACGTCGAGGTGCGCCATATCGGCGACCAGGTGCGCAACATGGTGCGTGATGCGCTGGACGCCTTTGCCCGTTTCGACGCCGATCTGGCGCTGTCGGTGGCGCAGTACGACAAGATCATCGACCGCGAATACAAGACCGCCCTGCGCGAGCTGGCGACCTACATGATGGAAGACCCACGCTCTATCTCGCGGGTCTTGAGCATTATCTGGGTCCTGCGTTCGCTGGAGCGGATCGGCGACCACGCGCGCAACATCTCCGAGCTGGTGATTTACCTGGTGCGCGGCACTGACGTGCGCCACATGGGCCTCAAGCGCATGAAGGAAGAAGTTGAAGGGACAAGTGGCGAAACCGCTAATGTTCCGGGCGATGCTGACGATAAGTAA
- the pstB gene encoding phosphate ABC transporter ATP-binding protein PstB: MQHETHTHGINMSALGRDKQSLNLEQETVAIEVPGLSLFYGEKQALYDVSMNIPKQRVTAFIGPSGCGKSTLLRTFNRMNDLVDGCRVEGAINLYGNNIYRKGEDVAELRRRVGMVFQKPNPFPKTIYENVVYGLRIQGINKKRILDEAVEWALKGAALWDEVKDRLHDSALGLSGGQQQRLVIARTIAVEPEVLLLDEPCSALDPISTLKVEELIYELKSKFTIVIVTHNMQQAARVSDYTAFMYMGKLVEFGDTDTLFTNPAKKQTEDYITGRYG; encoded by the coding sequence ATGCAGCACGAAACACATACCCACGGCATCAACATGTCTGCCCTGGGCCGCGACAAGCAGAGCCTGAATCTCGAACAGGAAACCGTGGCCATCGAAGTGCCGGGTCTGAGCCTGTTCTACGGCGAGAAACAAGCGCTGTACGACGTCAGCATGAACATACCGAAACAGCGCGTGACCGCCTTCATCGGCCCGTCCGGCTGCGGCAAGTCCACGCTGCTGCGTACCTTCAACCGTATGAACGACCTGGTGGACGGCTGCCGCGTCGAAGGTGCGATCAACCTGTACGGCAACAACATCTACCGCAAGGGCGAAGACGTGGCCGAGCTGCGTCGCCGGGTCGGCATGGTGTTCCAGAAGCCTAACCCGTTCCCGAAGACCATCTACGAAAACGTGGTCTACGGCTTGCGCATCCAGGGCATCAACAAAAAGCGCATCCTCGACGAAGCCGTCGAGTGGGCACTGAAAGGCGCGGCCCTGTGGGACGAAGTGAAAGACCGTCTGCATGACTCGGCCCTCGGCCTGTCCGGTGGTCAGCAACAGCGTCTGGTGATCGCCCGTACTATCGCCGTGGAGCCGGAAGTGCTGCTGCTAGACGAACCGTGCTCGGCCCTCGACCCGATCTCGACCCTGAAAGTCGAAGAGCTGATCTACGAGCTCAAATCCAAGTTCACCATCGTCATCGTGACCCACAACATGCAGCAGGCGGCGCGGGTGTCCGACTACACGGCGTTCATGTACATGGGCAAACTGGTGGAATTCGGCGACACCGATACCCTGTTCACCAATCCGGCCAAGAAGCAGACCGAAGACTACATCACCGGTCGTTACGGCTGA